The following is a genomic window from Cervus canadensis isolate Bull #8, Minnesota chromosome 25, ASM1932006v1, whole genome shotgun sequence.
tttcctgatttggaaccagtctgttgctccatgtccaatctgttgctccatgtccatgtctgttgcttcttgacctgcatacagatctctcaggaggcaggtaaggtggtctggtattcccatctctttaataattttccagagtttgttgtgatctacagagtcaaaggctttggcatagtcaataaagcaaaagatgTTTTTGCTGGAACTTtcttgatttttcgatgatccagtggatgttggcaatttgatctctggttcctctgccttttctaaaaccagcttgaacatctggaagttcacggttcacatactgttgaagcctggcttggagaattttgagcattactttactagcgtgtgagatgagtgcaattgtgcagtagtttgaacattgttgttgcctttctttgggattggaatgaaaactgaccttttccagtcctgtggccactgctgagttttccagatttgctggcatattgagtgcagcactttcacagcaacatcttttaggatttgaaatagctcaactggaattccatcacctccactagctttgttcgtagttatGCTTCCTATGATGTGTATATCAGTCAAGTGAATTTGAGTAACATGCCCTCTCTTTGTTGCTTATACATAAGTTGCACTAAAATGTTGATGATTTTCATCTgcctcaaataagaaaatttttttactttagaaattTTATAAACCCATTGtatgttttaaagtaaatgattatatattttatatataagatgtgtatatatatatatactatatatatataaggtgtatatatatatataaggtatatATACCTTAacaaactctttttaaaatttattataaactAACAATAGAAGCTCTAGAAACTTAAGGTTTAATTTCCTCAGAATGGTTATCTGCTctcatttaattattataatagaCAATCCTATTgtgaaaatatggaaaactcaaatGTACACTCAAAAATGACCTAGAGATCAGTACTGTGTCATAGATCAGCTCCCATGACAATCCCACACATTCTCAGCTCCATGTTACCtgaggaaaatgtcagtttttcagCAGATATTTCTTAAAGACTTTGTATtattctcctttctcctcccacctcaagGCTAATAAGAGTTCTCTTCTAGGTTTTAAATAATTGCCTTAATCAGAAACTTCAAATACTGCCCTGGAAAGAATCCCCTGTGCCTCCTACTAAGTTTAACTTTCCAGTTAACTGGAAACTGCAGTTAGAGAGCCAAGAGCTTGGCTTCAGGCTGAGACTTCAGGGAATACAGGGCAATACCGCAGCTTCTGCTGAGTCCCAAACTCAGCCCTTGGCTGCAGAAGCACAGATGGCCTTCTGATTGGTTCTGTTAGAGAGTTCTTTCTTTAAGTGATGATCTTAAAAGAGTATTTAGAATCACAGAGGAAATGAATGAAGAGAAGACAAGTTACTGTACTTGAGATCATGTAAGAAGATTTTAATGAAATACATGACTGTTGCTCAAAATATGAGcttctttagagaaattttatttatctttctatacCATGCCCTGCATTGCAGAATGACAGCACTCTAGGTTAAGTCATTCAGGGAACAATCTTGATAACTGTGGCATACCTATTGCTTCCAGAGCTTGAAGCATTCTAATTTCCTTCACTAGCTGATGGCAAAGAGAAAAAGCTATATACTCAATAATAAACAGTCAGCCTCTCGTGACAAAGGTTCCCTTGTAGGGAGACTTTACCTATGACCTGTCTACCCAAGATGGACAAGACAGAGTATGTGGAGCTGCTTCCTCCAAGAAGAACCAGCAGAATGGTAATATCTTCTCTGATTTTCTGGTGTTCCCCCTATTTTTCTGCTTATAAAgttctgtgtttgttttaattctgCTGCCTAtcctctcctccacctcctcctcctgccacTTCATGATACGGTTCATTAGTCCAAAACCCGGAGGTTCCTGAGCCGCCCATTCCTCATCCCTCAGATAGACGTGGAAATATCCTACTCCTTGGCAGGCCATCTCCCCTGGATGGGACTCTGATACCTGCTTCTCCAAATGGGGCATTTGTACAGCTGCCCTGGACACCTCCTCTGAAAggtctttcttccctctctgcttAACACAAAGGACAGTAACACTTTAAAGCCTGGGCATCAATCCTCTCCTGTTTCAGGATCCCAAAAGATTGCAGAAAGCTGAAGCCTGGAATGAAATGAGGGTATCAGTGATAGATATTACAATTTTTGAAGTACCTATTTATCTGCTTGCTCAGTACTCCAGTTAGGAGAACTGTAGTAGATTTTTTCCATGATTGAAATTACACTCATATCTAGTCACTTCGGAGATACTGTGAACAGTGCAAGGATGCATAGGAGAGGAGAGTCCTGACCAGCAGTTCAAATGGATGAAGTTTGCCTTTGGTCCTTCCTGCTTCCAGGGCTGATATCCTTCTCAAAGTTCAGGTTCCTCTCCCATGCACCTAGGGTCTGACTGTTACCCCTCAACATGCTGGATCCCTCAAGTCACCTCGTCCAGTCTGaccttccacacacacacccttcattCACTTCTTCATTCCAGAAACTTCTCTTAGCAGCCAGTTCAAGCAGGGCTCTTCACCAGACACCTAAAAAGTCTCTCATTTTGTAGAAACCTGCTGTCAAATAACTGATCCAGACAAGCTCAGGTAACTAAGATGATATCTCCATCAGAGTTGTTCCTCTTAACTTTGGGCTAAATCCAAAATTGGTGAAATACATTTTGattttctctattaaacagatgaATTAGGGAAGATGTTTATTTTAGTGAACCTTCTGAGAACTATAAAATCAGAGATGTAGCCAGTATCCTACTTCATCTCTTTGTAAGAGATATAGATCATATGGCCAGATGTGCCATGGATAGGAAGTGTCTGTGTTGGCAAAATGGTGACACAGGTGCTTGTCTAAGACACTTCTGAAATCCACTTTTTACACCTCCTACCCATCCACAGTTAACCTCTCAGTTTCtcccttttgtctttttctgctgtcactcaaaatattataaatattatatatttaaatattataatatgtttaattatacattataatataatatatattatataatttagtataataatataacattgtattataatattgtagtataatatatttatatattattataaatattatatatgtattaaaaatattataaatattatcaaTCTTCTATACTTCAGGACTCAATGAAGTCAATATCACCCCTTCCTAAAAATGACTGCAAACTTGGTTTATTTTATGCTTAATTATagaatttaaatgaaaagttattcctaatcattaaagaaatttcAGATATCAACTTGAGATGCTATTTAGAGATGGCAAGGGAGTAGGATATTCCTTTCTAAGTGATAACTTGAAAATCATGTAAGAGAAGTAGCTGCCACCTTTATTCACACAAAATGTGGGTGTCAGGCAGGACAGAAAGTGATTCTCTGCAAATGCTACCATGTTCTTAAGAAGAAAGCTTGAAGTCCTTGTGAACACTGTGGACACTGGCCAGGTCCACTTCTGTGAATGAAAGTGGAGGAATGGAAGCAATTTTCAAGACagccattcaataaatattttgaaatatctaaACCATTGGAAAGACTTGCTTTCACTCATCATTTATTTTGCCTGTAGAAATTCAAAATACTGCTTTCAACAGTATTTACATTTCATCCACACAGGATCCTCAAAAGCAATTTCTCCAGCTGATTATGCTTCACCATCACCAGGTCTAAGCTAACATCCTGAAGACATTCAAAGGTGAACACTGCCCTCTATTCTGGCACACAGGTAACCTAGACTTGAGTCTAAGATGGACTTCAGCTTGGGTTTATGGGGTTGTTAATGAAATCAGAATTCAAACTTCTCTTGACATAAGTTAGCATCTGGTAATGGATTTCTGGCAAGCTGGAAGGGTCAGAAACAGGGTTCTCTGAATCAGCAAGATCACGTTCTTGTGAGGACAGAAGACTACTATGGGATCAGACTGTGGATTGACAGACAAAAACAGAATGCTTGTAAATTAGCCTCAAAAGGTCCAAGTGAGGCAGGAATCTTCACCTAAGACAGTGACTTACCAAGTAGTGCCAGAAATTAGGCTTCAAAATGTATCATCATTAGTGTCATCATTAAGATAAACTACTAACCATCTGGTCCTCTTGGACACAGCTGATACTTTGAGTAATAGGATgcaataaaagtttaaaagaaaattatgagaCTCTTTCCACTTTGACCCTTCTGGGAAAACAGAATAATGTATCCACAACATGAATGCAAGAGCTTCTTGCAGCAATGGCAAAATCACTTGTGAATTATAAAAAAACGAGAGAGCATCAAAGGGTGTTGCAATGACATGAGACAGCACACCTGTGTAGATAACAGCATCCTTTAAATTCAACAACAGTAGCCCCTATGCAACACAGATAGACTGCATAGCAACACTGAAATATTGCTGGCAGGCATTACTGTAACTGAAGCCACTGGAGTAAAAGGATGAGAATGCTCAGAGTCATCATCAATCTTAGTAaggttttaaacaaaaaatacatatatgattgagaaactgaaaagagaagaaaaggtttagaaaatcactgcagatacgTGCtagaatttttaggatttctaaACTGTAAGATGGATGAAGCAGAATCTAAATACTATGAATGTGTAGGTAATCCAGAGATATTCATTTTTATAGGAATCTCTGAGGTATGTGAAGACTGAGACCCAAGAGAAGTGATAACAAAACAGAATGTAAACACTGAGATACAGATAGGGCAGCTTTGAGATGTCTGAGCAGAGTCTAGGCAGAGTAGAGaggaacatataaaaagaggagtgAAACTCTGAAAAAGACAGGACATCTTATCTCTCTATTTTATTTCAAGGAAGTAGCCTCCACAAATGGCCCTGAGGAACCACAGCACCATCACCGAGTTTGTCCTCACGGGGCTGTCAGACGACCCCCGCATCGAGGCTCTGCTCTTTGTGCTCTTCCTGGTGATTTACCTCCTGACCATGATGGGGAACCTGACGATGCTGCTGGTGATCAGGActgactcccacctccacacaccCATGTACTTCTTCTTGAGTAATCTATCATTCCTAGATCTCTGCTTCTCTTCTGTCACTGTGCCCAAGCTCCTGAAGGACCTCCTGTCTGAGAAGAAAACCATCTCTGTCGAGGGCTGCCTGACTCAGGTCTTCTTTGTGTTTATCACTGCAGGGACTGAAGCTTTTCTTCTCTCaatgatggcctatgaccgctatgccGCCATCTGTCACCCACTGCTCTATGGCCAGCTGATGAGCACCCAGCTCTGTGTAAAACTTATACTGGCCTCATGGGGCCTGGCCTCTCTCAATTCAGTCGTCATCGTGCTTTTGGCTGTTAACCTGGACTTCTGTGAGGCACAAACCATCCACCACTACACCTGTGAGctgccctccctcttccctctgtctTGCTCTGATATCTCTATCAATATCGACATCCTGATCTGCTCCATCTTACTCCATGGTCTTGGAACCTTCCTCCCAGTCTTCTTCTCTTACGCTCGCATTGTCTCCACCATCCTGAGCATCAGCTCCACCACAGGCAGAAGCAAGGCCTTCTctacctgctcctcccacctcgTCGCAGTGATCCTGTTCTTTGGTTCCGGTTTGATTCGCTATCTCATGCCCACTTCCGGTTCCTTCCTGGATTTGCTCTCATCTTTGCAGTACAGTGCAGTCACGCCCATGCTGAACCCCCTCATCTACAGCCTAAAGAACATGGAGGTGAAGGCTGCTGTGAAAAGGACTTTTGGGAAATACCTGCAATATTTTAAGTAGCGAATAAGAACACggaataaaaggaaatgagtttGTGTTGCCAAGTGCTTGAACTTAAGGTAGAATTCTAGACCACTAACTGTAAGGGAGCCCTCtaccaccctctcctctccccggctatacagataatgaaaaataaaatacaagaaactTTATGTcgtttttaatctgtttttctttctaccCTCTGGTCTGTTTTTCCTTCTACCCTCTCACACAACCACCATCACTTCCTTTCTAGAATTCAGTTAGATGTTGTATCTCCTGAATTAATCATTTATGTACTTTATCTTGACACTTCGTTTTTTGTCTTATTGATCAACTTTGTTAAGGATTTTATTCAATTTATTGTCCTCTATAgtatttaactatttttattttctctttataattttgAACATCTTAAAACATATACTTATGAATTTAAACCATAAGAACAAAGCATGTTGACAGCTCCCATGAAAGattacagatttattttctttaacagtCTCCATCTTCTCTCTGCCACTTTAATTCACTCCcttcctgcttttttttcctactttctgggATTATTGTTTCTGGGTATCATTCATGAATTATTACTTTACATTATATGAGTTTTTTTTTGAGGGAGGGGCTTCTCCAAtgtcttagtggtaaagaatccacctgcaatgcaggagacacgagacatgagttcagttcctgggttaggaagatcccctgaagaaggaaatgacaacccactccagaattcttgcctgtgaaatcccatgaacagaggagcgtggtgggctacagtccatggagatgcagaagagctggacacgaccaagtgactaagcatgaGATGTGACTTTTTAATCAGTTATATTATGGAGTTTAGTTGTAATTTCTATAGTTCTTTGGTctcattctaattttaaaattatttagtgcTGACAAGTATTCCTTTTACAGAACATTTATCCAGTTTTACTTCCCTTTTCATTAGAGCACAATGGTTAGGTGCATTGTCTTAAGATCCAAATGCCTATATTCATACCCTTGCTCTGTCCATATAAGCTTTATGACTCCAGTAAATTACTTAACATTTCTGTGTCAATTTCCTATAGACAATACAGCAATAATATCTACATTATAAAGACACTGTGAGtattaaatgaaatgaacataTAGAGCATTAGAGCACTAATACCCAACATTTGAGTGTTACCCATCATTATTTATAAGTTATttcattctgcttttattttgttgtaatGTGCACTCATCtagattttcttaaagaaatggaaattattaaATCTAAAGAGTGcatgtctgtgaatctctttaTTTTGGAAGGTAGTTATGctcaccactgtaccaccaacACTGcacaatctttttattttgaccctacatataaatgaaaactcCTAATTGTAGAATTTGGGAGTTCTCATCATTTTACCTCTGTATAGATGGTATATTATTATCTGGTATTTAATGTTCTTTTGAGTGTAAGGACAGCATGAGATTTTTGTCAtcaacaaaagacagaaaacaaagtaaagacagcataaaattatttttttaaagtttaaaaattacatcATAGAAAATTTCAAGATGCATATAAgaataacagaaatataaactcatcaaataaaaggaaaagactctgatgaaagaaactgaagaagacacaaataaatgaaatgatagaatggataggaagaattaatattgaaAATACCTAGAC
Proteins encoded in this region:
- the LOC122427541 gene encoding olfactory receptor 8S1-like, whose amino-acid sequence is MALRNHSTITEFVLTGLSDDPRIEALLFVLFLVIYLLTMMGNLTMLLVIRTDSHLHTPMYFFLSNLSFLDLCFSSVTVPKLLKDLLSEKKTISVEGCLTQVFFVFITAGTEAFLLSMMAYDRYAAICHPLLYGQLMSTQLCVKLILASWGLASLNSVVIVLLAVNLDFCEAQTIHHYTCELPSLFPLSCSDISINIDILICSILLHGLGTFLPVFFSYARIVSTILSISSTTGRSKAFSTCSSHLVAVILFFGSGLIRYLMPTSGSFLDLLSSLQYSAVTPMLNPLIYSLKNMEVKAAVKRTFGKYLQYFK